A region of Microbacterium suwonense DNA encodes the following proteins:
- the exaC gene encoding acetaldehyde dehydrogenase ExaC has product MTIAEESVSTAYAAPGQPGAVAEYRSRYGHYIGGEFVEPAGGQYFENISPVNGKPFTEIARGTAADIDHAVDVAWRAFEGWKRTSPAERSVILNRIADRMEQNLERIAVAETWENGKPVRETLAADIPLAIDHFRYFAGVLRAQEGGISQLDENTVAYHFHEPLGVVGQIIPWNFPILMAVWKLAPALAAGNCIVMKPAEQTPASILFLFEIIGDLLPDGVVNIVNGFGIEAGAPLAQHKRIRKVAFTGETTTGRLIMQYASQNLIPVTLELGGKSPNVFFEDVARSTSDPFYDKALEGFTMFALNQGEVCTCPSRALIQASIYDGFISDGLERVGQVVQGNPLDPATMIGAQASNDQLEKILSYIDIGKQGGARLLTGGERVDLGGDLSEGYYVAPTVFEGTNDMRIFQEEIFGPVLSVTSFTDFDDAISIANDTLYGLGAGVWSRSGDTAYRAGRAIEAGRVWTNTYHQYPAHAAFGGYKQSGVGRENHKMMLDHYQQTKNLLVSYAEGPMGFF; this is encoded by the coding sequence ATGACCATTGCAGAAGAGAGCGTCTCGACCGCCTATGCGGCCCCCGGACAGCCGGGCGCGGTCGCGGAATACCGCTCCCGCTACGGCCACTACATCGGCGGAGAGTTCGTCGAACCCGCCGGAGGCCAGTACTTCGAGAACATCAGTCCGGTCAACGGCAAGCCGTTCACCGAGATCGCCCGCGGCACGGCCGCCGACATCGACCACGCCGTCGACGTCGCCTGGCGCGCGTTCGAGGGCTGGAAGCGCACCTCGCCCGCCGAGCGCTCGGTGATCCTCAACAGGATCGCCGACCGCATGGAGCAGAACCTCGAGCGCATCGCCGTCGCCGAGACGTGGGAGAACGGCAAGCCCGTCCGCGAGACGCTTGCCGCCGACATCCCGCTCGCGATCGACCACTTCCGCTACTTCGCAGGCGTTCTGCGGGCTCAGGAGGGCGGCATCAGCCAGCTCGACGAGAACACCGTCGCCTACCACTTCCACGAGCCGCTCGGCGTGGTCGGCCAGATCATCCCGTGGAACTTCCCCATCCTGATGGCGGTGTGGAAGCTCGCCCCGGCGCTCGCCGCAGGAAACTGCATCGTGATGAAGCCGGCCGAGCAGACCCCGGCCTCCATCCTGTTCCTGTTCGAGATCATCGGCGATCTGCTGCCGGACGGCGTCGTGAACATCGTCAACGGCTTCGGCATCGAGGCAGGCGCGCCGCTCGCCCAGCACAAGCGCATCCGCAAGGTCGCCTTCACGGGCGAGACCACCACGGGCCGGCTGATCATGCAGTACGCCTCGCAGAACCTGATCCCGGTCACGTTGGAACTCGGGGGCAAGAGCCCGAACGTGTTCTTCGAGGATGTCGCGCGCTCGACCAGCGACCCGTTCTACGACAAGGCCCTCGAGGGTTTCACCATGTTCGCTCTGAACCAGGGCGAGGTGTGCACCTGCCCGTCGAGGGCGCTCATCCAGGCATCCATCTACGACGGCTTCATCTCCGACGGTCTCGAGCGGGTGGGTCAGGTCGTCCAGGGCAACCCGCTCGACCCGGCGACCATGATCGGCGCGCAGGCGTCGAACGACCAGCTCGAGAAGATCCTCAGCTACATCGACATCGGCAAGCAGGGCGGCGCGCGGCTGCTCACCGGCGGGGAGCGCGTCGACCTGGGTGGTGACCTCAGCGAGGGCTACTACGTCGCGCCGACCGTGTTCGAGGGCACGAACGACATGCGCATCTTCCAGGAGGAGATCTTCGGGCCGGTGCTGTCGGTGACCAGCTTCACCGACTTCGACGACGCGATCTCGATCGCCAACGACACCCTGTACGGCCTGGGCGCCGGGGTGTGGAGCCGCAGCGGCGACACCGCCTACCGTGCGGGTCGTGCCATCGAGGCCGGGCGGGTGTGGACGAACACCTACCACCAGTACCCGGCGCACGCCGCATTCGGCGGATACAAGCAGTCGGGCGTGGGCCGTGAGAACCACAAGATGATGCTCGACCACTATCAGCAGACGAAGAACCTGCTGGTGTCGTACGCGGAAGGGCCGATGGGCTTCTTCTGA
- a CDS encoding DUF779 domain-containing protein has product MVSIGTYQRVEVTDAAASLIRALTAQHGPLMFHQSGGCCDGSSPMCYPVGMFITGPGDVKLGDLDVGLDAPVEMFMSESQFEYWKYTHLTVDVVPGRGAGFSVEGPTGMRFMIRSRMLNEAELEHFGLGPS; this is encoded by the coding sequence ATGGTCAGCATCGGCACGTACCAGCGGGTGGAGGTCACGGATGCCGCAGCATCGCTCATCCGCGCTCTGACGGCTCAGCACGGCCCGCTCATGTTCCACCAGTCGGGAGGATGCTGCGACGGCTCCTCGCCGATGTGCTATCCGGTGGGCATGTTCATCACCGGGCCCGGCGATGTGAAGCTCGGCGATCTCGACGTGGGCCTGGACGCCCCCGTGGAGATGTTCATGTCGGAGTCGCAGTTCGAGTACTGGAAGTACACGCATCTCACCGTGGACGTCGTCCCCGGTCGCGGTGCAGGGTTCAGCGTCGAGGGCCCGACCGGGATGCGTTTCATGATTCGGTCGCGGATGCTGAATGAGGCGGAGCTGGAGCACTTCGGCCTCGGACCCTCCTGA
- a CDS encoding oxidoreductase, which translates to MTTILITGASSGIGARAAALLAQGGATVFGAARTTSAISELEGVTPVPLDLTDERSIRAAVDTVVEQAGTIDVLINCAGYGEFGSVEETSLTDARHQLEVNVLGSVGLIQAVLPGMREAGRGRIVNVSSLAGEFASPLGGWYHASKFALEALSDSLRGEVSQFGIDVTLVQPSYVATDWHDQAMERLTSASSDGPYASMATAMRTYFANPALAKQFSSPDAVAALIVKAALTRRPRTRYRIGPGANIAVALSTLLPDRAFDALTRKQFGYA; encoded by the coding sequence ATGACGACGATTCTGATCACCGGAGCATCCTCGGGCATCGGCGCACGCGCCGCGGCCCTGCTCGCCCAGGGCGGTGCGACCGTCTTCGGCGCCGCACGCACCACCAGCGCGATCTCCGAACTGGAAGGCGTGACCCCCGTCCCGCTGGACCTCACCGACGAGCGATCGATCCGCGCGGCGGTCGACACCGTCGTCGAGCAGGCCGGAACCATCGATGTGCTGATCAACTGCGCCGGCTACGGCGAGTTCGGCAGCGTCGAGGAGACGTCGCTGACCGACGCGCGTCACCAGCTCGAGGTCAACGTGCTCGGCTCGGTCGGGCTGATCCAGGCGGTGCTGCCCGGGATGCGCGAGGCCGGGCGAGGACGCATCGTGAACGTCTCTTCGCTCGCCGGCGAGTTCGCCTCGCCGCTGGGCGGCTGGTACCACGCCTCAAAGTTCGCACTCGAGGCCCTCTCCGACTCGCTGCGAGGCGAGGTGTCGCAATTCGGCATCGACGTCACGCTGGTGCAGCCGAGCTATGTCGCCACCGACTGGCACGATCAGGCCATGGAGCGCCTGACGAGCGCCTCCTCCGACGGCCCGTACGCATCCATGGCCACGGCGATGCGCACGTACTTCGCGAACCCTGCGCTGGCGAAGCAGTTCTCCAGCCCGGATGCCGTCGCCGCGCTGATCGTGAAGGCAGCGCTCACGCGACGACCCCGCACTCGATACCGGATCGGCCCCGGCGCGAACATCGCGGTCGCCCTCTCCACGCTCCTGCCCGATCGTGCCTTCGATGCACTGACCCGCAAGCAGTTCGGGTACGCCTGA
- a CDS encoding TetR/AcrR family transcriptional regulator gives MHSQEDRALRQLWGLGAPAARGPKARWSLGELASASVELADELGLDGISLSRVAERLGMTTTGVYRYVGSKAELIELMVDAAIGDPPPIPGEDWQQRCRAWTSLLAARYAEHPWLCDVAPTRMPTQPRAYAWIDALVGALADHAGTDALRLALLLDSLVRTYATLEAGLRDATPAPWLGEAVAARYPRLATTAQQDVSDALLELDFAVDVVLRGVQ, from the coding sequence ATGCACAGTCAAGAGGATCGGGCGCTTCGGCAGCTGTGGGGTCTGGGTGCACCGGCAGCGCGGGGTCCGAAGGCCCGGTGGAGCCTGGGCGAGCTCGCCTCGGCATCCGTTGAGCTCGCCGATGAACTCGGTCTGGACGGCATCTCGCTCAGCCGGGTCGCCGAGCGCCTGGGCATGACGACCACCGGCGTGTACCGGTACGTCGGCTCCAAGGCGGAGCTGATCGAGCTGATGGTGGATGCGGCGATCGGCGATCCTCCGCCGATCCCGGGCGAGGACTGGCAGCAGCGCTGCCGGGCATGGACCTCGCTGCTCGCGGCGCGGTATGCCGAGCATCCGTGGCTGTGCGATGTCGCGCCGACGCGCATGCCCACCCAGCCGCGGGCCTACGCATGGATCGATGCGCTCGTCGGCGCCCTCGCCGACCACGCCGGCACGGATGCGCTGCGGCTCGCACTGCTGCTGGACAGCCTGGTGCGCACCTATGCCACGCTGGAGGCCGGACTGCGCGACGCGACCCCGGCGCCCTGGCTCGGCGAGGCCGTGGCCGCACGCTATCCACGACTGGCGACGACCGCGCAGCAGGACGTCTCGGATGCGCTGCTCGAACTCGACTTCGCCGTCGACGTCGTGCTGCGCGGCGTGCAGTAG
- a CDS encoding SIS domain-containing protein: MSQLIPVPDDFEACVQHAVDQDDKARALVDRAVERGVERVYLVGCGGSHFGTYPAFDLLDRYAPNIISQRITSAELTARAPIGLNDKALVVAASHSGNTPETVAAAEFAKSRGAVVAGISRQGDNGLSRIGDLHFDYPDTISITEPKLVHNEQIAAALLDAFGNPDKARQLRAGIPALPGALRAVKDEIAETGERVADLLSAPQAPLSYIVGGGPAYGMAKMMAWCYFQEMSWMNSAAINAGDFFHGPLEMILEDTVLVTLVAEDASRSLGERVVRFAEGQTRNSAAIDTAALTLPGIPAESRPDLSPVALMSAERRVLDHVAARRGHDTSQRRYMYKIAY, from the coding sequence ATGAGCCAGCTGATCCCCGTCCCCGATGACTTCGAAGCATGCGTCCAGCATGCGGTCGACCAAGACGACAAGGCGCGCGCGCTCGTCGATCGTGCGGTTGAGCGGGGCGTGGAGCGCGTCTATCTCGTGGGATGCGGAGGATCGCATTTCGGGACGTATCCGGCTTTCGACCTGCTGGACCGCTATGCGCCGAACATCATCAGTCAGCGCATCACGAGCGCTGAGCTGACCGCGCGCGCGCCGATCGGCCTGAACGACAAGGCACTCGTCGTGGCCGCATCGCATTCCGGGAACACGCCCGAGACGGTCGCGGCCGCCGAGTTCGCCAAGTCGCGGGGCGCGGTCGTCGCCGGCATCTCCCGCCAGGGCGACAACGGGCTCTCGCGCATCGGCGACCTGCACTTCGACTACCCCGACACGATCTCGATCACCGAGCCCAAGCTGGTGCACAACGAGCAGATCGCCGCGGCGCTGCTCGACGCGTTCGGCAACCCCGACAAGGCCAGGCAGTTGCGCGCAGGCATCCCGGCTCTGCCCGGTGCGCTGCGCGCCGTCAAGGACGAGATCGCCGAGACCGGTGAGCGTGTGGCTGATCTGCTCTCCGCTCCGCAGGCCCCGCTGAGCTACATCGTCGGTGGCGGCCCCGCCTACGGCATGGCCAAGATGATGGCATGGTGCTACTTCCAGGAGATGAGCTGGATGAACTCCGCCGCGATCAACGCGGGGGACTTCTTCCACGGCCCGCTCGAGATGATCCTCGAGGACACCGTGCTCGTCACGCTCGTCGCCGAGGACGCCAGCCGCTCGCTGGGAGAGCGCGTCGTGCGTTTCGCCGAAGGCCAGACGCGCAACTCCGCGGCCATCGACACCGCAGCCCTCACCCTCCCCGGAATTCCGGCCGAGTCGCGCCCCGACCTCAGCCCGGTCGCACTGATGAGCGCCGAGCGCAGAGTGCTGGATCACGTTGCGGCACGTCGTGGACATGACACGTCGCAGCGTCGGTACATGTACAAGATCGCGTACTGA
- a CDS encoding PfkB family carbohydrate kinase, whose amino-acid sequence MRLLGAGDNVADRYLHRAMQYPGGNALNVAVFAARLGAHAGYLGVLGDDAAGRQIMRALQAEHVDTSLTRVAQAPNASADVELQGNDRVFLRSDRSTALFELDDEQLAAMADYDVVHSGYAGTLLPRVPEIAEHAKVSFDFGSRFDLAEVEPYLPHLHLATFSGGHLADAEAQELVKRGLDGGAELVLVTRGAEGAYLGSSEGVRHQHGEAIVARDTLGAGDAFIAGVLVGIGTGRGIRATLVAASAQAAQACQVDGAFDYGIPFDAAAAREHATSRDSTHENRTVEA is encoded by the coding sequence ATGAGACTCCTCGGAGCCGGCGACAACGTCGCCGACAGGTACCTGCATCGAGCAATGCAGTACCCCGGCGGCAACGCCTTGAACGTCGCGGTGTTCGCCGCGAGGCTGGGTGCGCACGCCGGCTACCTCGGCGTTCTGGGCGACGACGCGGCAGGACGGCAGATCATGCGCGCCCTGCAGGCGGAGCATGTCGACACGTCACTGACGCGCGTCGCCCAGGCTCCGAACGCCAGCGCCGACGTCGAGCTGCAGGGCAACGACCGTGTCTTCCTGCGCTCGGATCGATCGACGGCGCTGTTCGAACTGGACGATGAGCAGCTGGCGGCCATGGCGGACTACGACGTCGTGCACTCCGGGTACGCCGGCACGCTGCTGCCGCGCGTGCCGGAGATCGCGGAGCACGCGAAGGTGTCGTTCGACTTCGGCAGTCGCTTCGACCTCGCAGAGGTGGAGCCGTATCTGCCGCACCTGCATCTGGCGACCTTCTCGGGTGGTCATCTGGCCGATGCCGAGGCGCAGGAGCTGGTGAAGCGCGGACTTGACGGCGGGGCCGAGCTGGTGCTCGTCACCCGTGGCGCGGAGGGCGCGTACCTCGGGTCCTCCGAGGGCGTCCGGCACCAGCACGGCGAGGCGATCGTCGCTCGCGACACGCTCGGCGCCGGCGACGCGTTCATCGCCGGCGTGCTCGTCGGCATCGGCACCGGCAGGGGCATTCGCGCGACGCTGGTGGCGGCCAGCGCCCAGGCGGCGCAGGCATGTCAGGTGGACGGCGCATTCGACTACGGCATCCCCTTCGATGCGGCCGCAGCGCGAGAGCATGCGACAAGTCGGGACAGCACACACGAGAACAGGACGGTAGAGGCATGA
- a CDS encoding hydantoinase/oxoprolinase family protein has product MTLRIGVDTGGTFTDICAFDEETARVHVRKVSSTPDDPGRAIVQGVEEILDQIGGREISEVGYFAHGTTVGTNALLTGRGAVTGLITTRGFRDLLELGRGRRPSMYDPQADKPAPQVPRHLRKEVAERVRHTGAVETPLDEDDVRRAVRELRAEGVQSIAVCLLYSYLNPDHERRIGEIIAEEMPGVYVSLSSDVLPEFREFERLSTVVTNSYVGPVVANYLARLRAVLADRGLTAVPHVTQSNGGVIPFSTAESLPVRLVLSGPSTGVVGAAQICSAAGFDDIITFDMGGTSSDISLVQDGRPKVTAGMELDGRPVRSPMLDIHTVGAGGGSLAWIDSGGHLRVGPQSAGSFPGPACYGNGGGAAVTDANVVLRMLNPEYLLNGQMKIDREASLAAVRLHAEQLGLGVEETALGILRVVTANMARAIRVVSVQRGYDPRDYALVPFGGAGPLHASRLARELGMRRMVVPEIPGAQSALGLLMTDVKTDFMRTQITLVDESTVAQLDDVFAELSDRAADWFAEEDIDTASRELLRRMDLRYRGQNFELAIDLPEEHRFAQAGAAPIVELFHEAHERVYGYRSEDVAVEVVTFRVEAAGAAAHVEVRRDELTASDPLAAVIGVRKACFVPAEGYVETHVYDRARLTPGDVIAGPAIIEQMDTTTVLLPGDSCRVDAYRNLIIEIGDEE; this is encoded by the coding sequence ATGACGCTGCGCATCGGGGTCGACACGGGCGGAACCTTCACGGACATCTGCGCCTTCGACGAGGAGACCGCGCGCGTGCACGTGCGCAAGGTGTCGAGCACTCCGGACGACCCGGGACGAGCGATCGTGCAGGGCGTGGAGGAGATCCTCGACCAGATCGGAGGCCGGGAGATCTCCGAGGTCGGCTACTTCGCACACGGCACCACCGTGGGGACCAACGCGCTCCTCACCGGCCGCGGCGCCGTCACAGGGCTCATCACCACACGCGGGTTCCGTGATCTGCTCGAGCTGGGTCGCGGCCGCCGCCCGAGCATGTATGACCCGCAGGCGGACAAGCCGGCCCCGCAGGTGCCGCGGCATCTGCGCAAGGAGGTCGCCGAGCGCGTGAGGCACACCGGGGCCGTCGAGACCCCGCTGGACGAGGACGACGTGCGCCGTGCTGTGCGGGAGCTGCGCGCCGAGGGCGTTCAATCCATCGCCGTCTGTCTGCTCTACAGTTACCTCAACCCCGACCACGAACGTCGCATCGGCGAGATCATCGCGGAGGAGATGCCCGGGGTGTACGTGTCGCTCTCGAGCGACGTGCTGCCGGAGTTCCGCGAGTTCGAGCGCCTCTCCACGGTCGTGACGAACTCCTACGTAGGGCCCGTGGTGGCCAATTACCTTGCCCGCCTTCGCGCCGTGCTGGCCGACCGCGGGCTCACCGCGGTCCCGCACGTCACCCAGAGCAACGGCGGAGTGATCCCGTTCTCCACCGCCGAGTCCCTCCCCGTGCGGCTCGTGCTGTCGGGGCCGAGCACCGGAGTGGTCGGCGCCGCGCAGATCTGCTCGGCGGCGGGTTTCGACGACATCATCACCTTCGACATGGGCGGGACGTCGTCGGACATCTCGCTGGTGCAGGACGGTCGTCCGAAGGTCACCGCGGGGATGGAGCTCGATGGTCGTCCGGTGCGCTCGCCGATGCTCGACATCCACACCGTCGGCGCCGGCGGCGGTTCGCTCGCCTGGATCGACAGCGGCGGGCACCTGCGCGTGGGACCGCAGAGCGCGGGATCCTTCCCGGGGCCCGCGTGCTACGGCAACGGCGGCGGCGCCGCCGTCACTGACGCCAACGTGGTGCTGCGGATGCTGAATCCCGAGTACCTGCTGAACGGCCAGATGAAGATCGACCGGGAAGCCTCCCTGGCGGCCGTGCGCCTTCATGCCGAGCAGCTCGGGCTGGGCGTGGAGGAGACGGCTCTCGGCATCCTGCGGGTGGTCACCGCCAACATGGCACGCGCCATCCGCGTGGTCAGCGTTCAGCGCGGGTACGACCCGCGCGATTACGCACTGGTCCCGTTCGGCGGGGCCGGACCGCTGCACGCGTCCCGCCTCGCGCGCGAGCTGGGGATGCGGCGCATGGTCGTCCCCGAGATCCCGGGCGCCCAGTCGGCGCTGGGCCTGCTGATGACCGACGTGAAGACCGACTTCATGCGCACGCAGATCACGCTCGTGGACGAGAGTACCGTCGCTCAGCTCGACGACGTCTTCGCCGAGCTGAGCGACCGTGCGGCCGATTGGTTCGCGGAGGAGGACATCGACACGGCGAGTCGCGAGCTGCTCCGGAGAATGGACCTGCGATACCGGGGGCAGAACTTCGAGCTCGCGATCGATCTGCCGGAAGAGCACCGGTTCGCACAGGCGGGTGCGGCACCCATCGTGGAGCTGTTCCACGAGGCGCACGAGCGCGTGTACGGGTACCGATCGGAGGACGTGGCGGTCGAGGTCGTGACGTTCCGCGTCGAGGCGGCGGGCGCAGCAGCCCACGTCGAGGTGCGGCGCGACGAGCTGACGGCATCCGATCCGCTCGCCGCGGTGATCGGCGTGCGCAAGGCCTGCTTCGTCCCCGCCGAGGGCTATGTCGAGACGCACGTGTACGACCGAGCGCGCCTGACGCCGGGTGACGTGATCGCCGGCCCGGCGATCATCGAGCAGATGGACACGACCACGGTGCTCCTCCCCGGCGACAGCTGCCGGGTGGACGCGTACCGCAACCTGATTATCGAGATCGGAGACGAGGAATGA